The following coding sequences are from one Rhodobiaceae bacterium window:
- the ydjA gene encoding putative NAD(P)H nitroreductase YdjA, with product MNEMIDLLLSRRSVVAGSMTQQGPSADELDTILAAGHRVPDHGKLGPWRFIVFEGNARAEFGAVLEDAFAKANPDCDAERASLETLRFVRAPTVVGVVSCVTENIKIPVWEQQLAAGAVCQNMLVAATALGYAAQWLTEWYAFDENVVSALGLGEGERVAGFIYLGGKEAQPTERVRPDLADRITRWSGS from the coding sequence ATGAATGAGATGATCGACCTGTTGCTCTCCCGACGTTCAGTTGTCGCGGGCAGTATGACGCAACAGGGCCCGAGTGCCGACGAGCTAGACACCATTCTTGCAGCGGGGCACAGGGTACCAGATCACGGGAAACTCGGACCCTGGCGGTTCATTGTTTTTGAAGGCAACGCGCGGGCTGAATTTGGGGCGGTGTTGGAGGATGCCTTTGCGAAGGCCAATCCGGATTGCGACGCAGAGCGGGCCAGCCTCGAGACGCTCCGTTTTGTGCGCGCTCCCACGGTGGTTGGCGTTGTTTCCTGTGTCACTGAGAACATCAAGATCCCGGTCTGGGAGCAGCAGCTCGCTGCTGGTGCGGTTTGCCAGAACATGTTGGTCGCGGCCACAGCGCTTGGGTATGCCGCGCAATGGCTTACCGAGTGGTATGCGTTTGATGAGAATGTCGTGAGCGCACTGGGGCTTGGCGAAGGCGAGCGGGTGGCAGGCTTTATCTATCTCGGTGGCAAAGAGGCTCAGCCGACAGAGCGGGTCCGTCCCGATCTTGCCGACCGCATCACCCGTTGGTCAGGATCATGA
- the iscU gene encoding iron-sulfur cluster assembly scaffold protein IscU encodes MLDDIYNKRILKLAADIPRIGHLDAPDGSATAVSKLCGSKVSVEVKMEGDVVTDFAHDVKACALGQASSSILAAHVVGSTAEELHQLRDQMVAMLKAGGEPPTGKWADAEVLTPVRDYKARHTSTLLTFNATCDAVDAAMAPG; translated from the coding sequence ATGCTGGATGACATCTACAACAAGCGGATTTTAAAGCTCGCTGCGGACATTCCGCGGATCGGGCACCTGGATGCGCCAGATGGTTCGGCCACAGCTGTCTCCAAGCTTTGTGGATCAAAGGTTTCTGTCGAAGTGAAGATGGAAGGTGATGTCGTCACGGATTTTGCTCATGACGTGAAGGCCTGCGCTTTGGGGCAGGCTTCTTCCTCTATCCTGGCGGCCCATGTGGTCGGATCGACGGCTGAGGAGCTTCATCAGCTTCGCGACCAGATGGTTGCAATGTTAAAGGCAGGTGGCGAGCCACCCACAGGCAAATGGGCGGATGCAGAAGTGCTCACGCCTGTTCGTGACTACAAGGCCCGGCATACCTCCACCTTGCTCACCTTCAATGCCACCTGCGATGCGGTGGACGCTGCGATGGCACCTGGGTAG
- the mch gene encoding mesaconyl-CoA hydratase: MPGLYFEECEEGLVLKHAIHRTITETDNTLFSAMTMNPAALHLDHHYAETETEFGKPLVNSLFTLGLVIGISVHETTHGTTIANLGMTDVSFPKPVFHGDTMRVETSIISKRRSKSRPKAGIVTFEHRGYNQRDELVAQCTRQAFMIAKTDG, translated from the coding sequence TAAACACGCGATCCACCGCACCATCACGGAAACTGACAACACACTTTTCTCCGCGATGACAATGAACCCGGCTGCGCTCCATCTCGACCACCACTACGCAGAGACGGAGACCGAATTTGGCAAGCCCCTGGTCAACAGCCTGTTCACGCTAGGGCTTGTGATCGGCATCTCGGTGCATGAAACAACCCATGGCACCACGATCGCAAATCTCGGCATGACCGACGTGTCCTTCCCCAAACCTGTGTTCCATGGCGACACCATGCGGGTTGAAACCAGCATCATCTCCAAACGCAGATCTAAATCACGCCCGAAAGCTGGCATCGTGACCTTCGAGCATCGCGGCTACAACCAACGCGACGAACTCGTCGCCCAATGCACAAGACAAGCCTTCATGATTGCTAAGACGGACGGTTAA
- the thrS gene encoding threonine--tRNA ligase, with protein MIKLTMPDGSIREEAQPLDGLALAKSISNSLAKKAIALKTDGEVVDLATVLDRDVAVEIVTANTPDGLELLRHDAAHVMAEAVQELFPGTQVTIGPVIENGFFYDFARAEPFHLEDLEKIEAKMKEIVDRNEPITREVWDRDEAIAYFKKIGEEYKAEIISSIPAGEDVSVYRQGEWLDLCRGPHLPSTGKLGKSFKLTKLAGAYWRGDSNNEVLQRIYGTCWSSDKELKAYLHMIEEAEKRDHRKIGREMDLYHFQEEAQGSVFWHPKGFVIYNQLEAYIRRKISKAGYEEVKTPQLMASKFWEQSGHWGKYRENMFVVPDEVPNTEDDGEIFSGKGDLMAIKPMNCPAHVQIFNQGIKSYRDLPMRMAEFGCCHRNEAHGALHGLMRVRQMTQDDAHIFCTEEQIQSETEHFVNLLYAVYEDMGFDDVVIRLATRPEKFGGTVERWDAAEKALGAALQATGYDYVIAEGEGAFYAPKLEFHLKDAIGRSWQVGTLQLDYVLPERLNATYVAEDGSRKHAVMLHRAILGTLERFIGIMIESCAGKLPLWLAPVQAVVATITSEADEYGLAVVEKLKAAGLRVESDTRNEKINYKVREHSVGKVPVIMVVGMKEAEEGKVSIRRLGSKDQTVVDVDEAIAALVAEATPPDLVDAA; from the coding sequence ATGATTAAGCTGACGATGCCAGATGGCTCTATTAGGGAAGAAGCGCAGCCGCTTGATGGGCTGGCGCTCGCCAAGAGCATCTCCAACTCGCTCGCCAAGAAGGCTATTGCGCTGAAGACTGATGGTGAGGTCGTTGATCTTGCCACCGTGCTTGACAGGGACGTTGCAGTTGAAATCGTGACGGCCAATACGCCAGATGGGCTTGAGTTGCTCCGGCACGATGCGGCCCATGTGATGGCAGAAGCGGTGCAGGAGCTTTTCCCAGGCACGCAGGTCACGATTGGTCCGGTGATTGAAAATGGCTTCTTCTACGATTTCGCGCGCGCGGAACCTTTCCATCTGGAAGATCTGGAAAAGATCGAAGCGAAGATGAAAGAGATCGTTGATCGGAACGAACCGATCACGCGGGAAGTCTGGGATCGGGATGAGGCGATCGCCTACTTCAAAAAGATCGGTGAAGAGTACAAAGCTGAGATCATCTCCAGCATTCCAGCGGGCGAGGATGTCAGTGTTTATCGCCAGGGCGAATGGCTTGACCTCTGCAGGGGTCCGCATCTGCCGTCGACAGGTAAACTCGGCAAGTCCTTCAAGCTCACGAAACTCGCAGGCGCTTACTGGCGGGGCGACAGCAATAATGAAGTGCTGCAGCGCATTTACGGTACTTGCTGGTCGAGCGACAAAGAGCTCAAAGCCTACCTTCATATGATTGAAGAGGCAGAGAAGCGCGATCACCGCAAGATCGGCCGCGAGATGGACCTCTACCATTTCCAGGAAGAAGCTCAAGGGTCAGTGTTCTGGCATCCCAAGGGCTTCGTCATCTACAACCAGCTGGAAGCCTATATCCGCCGCAAGATCAGCAAGGCTGGATATGAAGAAGTGAAGACGCCACAGTTGATGGCGTCCAAGTTCTGGGAGCAATCCGGTCACTGGGGCAAGTATCGCGAGAACATGTTTGTTGTTCCGGACGAAGTGCCGAACACGGAAGATGATGGCGAAATCTTCTCGGGCAAAGGCGATCTCATGGCGATCAAGCCTATGAATTGCCCAGCCCACGTCCAGATTTTCAATCAGGGCATTAAGTCCTATCGCGACCTGCCGATGCGGATGGCGGAGTTTGGCTGTTGTCACCGGAATGAAGCACATGGCGCGCTGCATGGGTTGATGCGCGTGCGGCAGATGACGCAGGACGATGCGCACATCTTCTGTACAGAAGAACAGATCCAGTCTGAGACCGAACATTTCGTCAATCTGCTGTATGCGGTTTATGAGGATATGGGCTTCGACGACGTGGTCATCCGACTTGCCACGCGGCCTGAAAAGTTTGGCGGCACGGTTGAGCGATGGGATGCAGCAGAGAAGGCCCTTGGCGCGGCTCTGCAGGCGACTGGCTATGACTATGTCATTGCTGAAGGTGAGGGCGCGTTTTACGCGCCGAAGCTTGAGTTCCATTTGAAGGATGCGATTGGGCGATCCTGGCAGGTGGGTACGTTGCAGCTCGACTATGTTCTGCCGGAGCGTCTCAACGCGACTTATGTGGCAGAAGACGGATCACGGAAACATGCGGTCATGCTTCACCGGGCGATCCTTGGCACGCTGGAACGTTTTATCGGCATCATGATCGAGAGTTGCGCGGGCAAACTGCCTTTATGGCTGGCGCCCGTTCAGGCCGTCGTTGCAACGATTACGTCCGAGGCGGATGAGTACGGCCTTGCTGTTGTAGAAAAACTCAAAGCTGCAGGCCTTCGGGTTGAGAGCGATACGCGGAACGAGAAGATCAATTACAAGGTGCGTGAGCACTCTGTCGGCAAAGTGCCTGTGATCATGGTGGTGGGCATGAAGGAGGCGGAAGAAGGCAAGGTTTCCATCCGTCGCCTTGGCTCCAAGGACCAGACTGTGGTTGATGTGGATGAGGCGATCGCCGCACTTGTGGCGGAAGCCACACCACCAGATTTGGTTGACGCTGCCTAA
- the bigR gene encoding biofilm growth-associated repressor yields the protein MTDIDIEKVAAAADLAKVLGHMHRIALLEHIAQGERSVDRLAHLSGLSMANASQHLQHLKRAGFVLSRRDGKRVIYRLGEGPVLDVLAALQTFVDHNRAEIRALISDHAVRSGNLEAITREELLDRIAEGSVTVLDVRPEEEFDLGHLPGAINIPFNELEARLADIPAGNEIVAYCRGPNCLFSIDALKLLRDRGLTARHLENGFPAWKVAKLPVEACA from the coding sequence ATGACTGATATTGATATAGAGAAAGTGGCTGCCGCTGCCGACCTTGCAAAGGTGCTGGGCCATATGCACAGGATCGCGCTCCTTGAGCATATCGCTCAGGGAGAGAGGTCGGTCGACCGGTTGGCGCACTTGTCAGGCCTCTCCATGGCGAATGCCTCTCAACACCTCCAGCATTTAAAGAGGGCAGGGTTCGTGCTGTCCCGGCGAGACGGGAAGCGGGTGATCTATCGATTGGGTGAAGGTCCGGTATTAGATGTTTTGGCGGCCTTACAGACCTTCGTGGATCACAACCGGGCAGAGATACGGGCGCTAATTTCTGACCATGCTGTTCGCTCGGGGAATTTAGAAGCCATCACTCGGGAGGAATTGTTGGACCGAATTGCGGAAGGGAGCGTTACGGTATTGGATGTGCGCCCCGAAGAAGAGTTTGATCTTGGGCATTTGCCCGGTGCGATCAATATTCCCTTCAATGAACTAGAGGCCAGGTTGGCTGACATCCCTGCGGGGAATGAAATTGTTGCTTATTGTCGGGGGCCGAATTGTCTGTTTTCTATTGATGCACTCAAGCTACTCAGGGATCGGGGGTTAACCGCTCGTCATCTGGAGAATGGGTTTCCAGCTTGGAAGGTTGCAAAGCTTCCCGTGGAGGCGTGTGCCTAG
- a CDS encoding hypothetical protein (protein of unknown function (DUF2938)), which translates to MTGYEEFLLATGAIGIGATLVMDLWALFLLRAFSIPSLNYAMVGRWIGHIPRGQLVHINIAEARPITGERIIGWTAHYVIGVIFAGLLISIWGLSWTVSPTPFPAVAFGLTTIAAPFFILQPGMGAGVAASKTPAPNVARFRSLSAHMSFGIGLYLSALLYGLL; encoded by the coding sequence ATGACTGGTTATGAAGAATTCCTTCTCGCTACGGGTGCAATCGGTATTGGTGCGACACTCGTAATGGACCTGTGGGCGCTCTTCCTACTTAGAGCGTTCAGCATCCCCTCCCTAAATTACGCGATGGTCGGGCGCTGGATCGGACACATCCCGCGAGGTCAACTGGTCCACATCAACATTGCAGAAGCGCGGCCCATCACAGGTGAACGAATTATTGGTTGGACCGCCCACTATGTGATCGGCGTAATTTTCGCTGGTCTTTTGATATCAATTTGGGGATTGAGCTGGACCGTTTCCCCGACTCCGTTTCCAGCGGTCGCCTTCGGGCTAACCACAATTGCTGCACCCTTTTTTATTTTGCAGCCAGGAATGGGCGCGGGCGTTGCGGCTTCGAAGACACCGGCACCAAACGTGGCCCGCTTTCGAAGTCTCTCAGCGCATATGAGTTTTGGGATTGGACTCTACCTGTCGGCTCTTCTCTATGGCCTTCTCTAA
- the cysS gene encoding cysteine--tRNA ligase has translation MTETSSKTLTLYNTLTRHKDVFQPINPDRVTMYVCGPTVYNHAHIGNARPAVIFDMLARLLRHLYPSVVYARNITDIEDKIIEMAAQEGVEISVITERYADIYRADMGALGVILPDIEPKATETIPEMIAMMERLIAAGHAYEAEGHVLFNVPSFPDYGQLSRRAMDEMVAGARVEVAPYKKDPADFVLWKPSTDEQPGWESPWGRGRPGWHIECSAMIEKHLGDTIDIHGGGIDLQFPHHENELAQSRCSHEGAPFANYWLHNGFLNMNSEKMSKSLGNVLLVHDLVEQAPGEAIRLALLNGHYRQPLDWNDDVLPQAKAQLDRLYGALRHLEGVQPASGDHVPAGFLEALLDDLNTPKALAELFQLAKLANQATEPKDQAQVKAALLQSGLLIGLLQQDANEWFEGASGSSDLDADAIEAQIEARNAARAAKDFAEADRIRDALADAGVLIEDGPEGTKWKLAG, from the coding sequence ATGACCGAGACATCCTCCAAAACCCTTACGCTCTACAACACACTCACCCGTCACAAAGACGTGTTTCAGCCGATCAATCCGGATCGGGTGACGATGTATGTCTGCGGGCCAACAGTCTACAACCACGCCCATATTGGCAACGCGCGCCCAGCGGTGATTTTCGACATGCTGGCACGCCTGCTTCGGCACCTTTACCCCAGCGTCGTCTATGCCCGGAACATTACCGATATTGAGGACAAGATCATTGAGATGGCCGCCCAAGAGGGTGTCGAAATCTCTGTGATTACCGAACGTTATGCGGACATTTACAGGGCCGACATGGGTGCGTTGGGCGTCATTCTGCCCGATATCGAGCCTAAGGCGACTGAGACCATCCCAGAGATGATCGCCATGATGGAGCGCCTTATCGCGGCGGGTCACGCCTATGAGGCGGAAGGCCATGTGCTCTTCAATGTGCCGAGCTTCCCTGATTATGGGCAGCTGTCGCGCCGCGCCATGGATGAGATGGTGGCGGGCGCGCGGGTGGAAGTGGCACCTTACAAGAAGGACCCCGCCGACTTCGTGCTTTGGAAGCCGAGCACCGATGAGCAACCCGGGTGGGAGAGCCCTTGGGGACGGGGACGGCCTGGCTGGCATATTGAATGCTCCGCCATGATTGAGAAGCATCTCGGCGATACCATCGATATTCATGGGGGTGGGATCGATTTGCAATTTCCCCATCACGAAAATGAGCTGGCCCAGAGCCGGTGCAGCCATGAGGGTGCGCCGTTCGCGAACTATTGGCTGCATAACGGGTTCCTCAATATGAACTCGGAAAAGATGTCGAAGTCGCTCGGCAATGTGCTGCTGGTGCATGACCTCGTGGAGCAAGCGCCCGGCGAGGCCATTCGTTTGGCACTGCTCAATGGTCACTATCGCCAGCCCTTGGATTGGAATGATGATGTGCTGCCGCAAGCGAAGGCGCAGCTGGACCGTCTCTATGGCGCATTGCGTCACCTAGAAGGGGTTCAGCCTGCGTCCGGTGATCATGTGCCAGCTGGGTTCCTTGAGGCTTTGCTGGATGATCTCAATACACCAAAGGCATTGGCTGAACTGTTCCAGCTCGCGAAACTCGCCAATCAGGCGACAGAGCCGAAAGATCAGGCGCAGGTCAAAGCGGCTTTGCTGCAATCCGGGCTTCTCATCGGTCTGCTCCAACAGGATGCCAATGAATGGTTTGAAGGGGCGAGTGGTTCTTCTGACCTTGATGCGGACGCGATTGAGGCCCAAATAGAGGCAAGGAACGCGGCGCGTGCGGCGAAAGACTTTGCGGAAGCCGACCGGATCCGGGACGCTCTAGCAGATGCAGGCGTTCTGATTGAAGATGGGCCAGAAGGCACAAAGTGGAAACTGGCGGGTTAA
- the mcl2 gene encoding (3S)-malyl-CoA thioesterase, protein MRSFLFVPADSDRKLAKGADSGADALILDLEDAVALNNKPAAREGAIDYLQSRKPDDGQTVLVRMNALDSEFWQQDLATVVPTKPDAIMVPKTISGACIATVCKHLTDLEKAHSLQQGTIKLMNVATETAASMFNLGTYGNVSERFFAMTWGAEDLSADLGARSNRDDAGNYTEPYKLARTLCLLGAVAADVMPIDGICKDFRDEAALEAEARAAIRDGFTGKVAIHPAQVPVINTVFTPTEEDIAEARAVVKVFADAGNPGVVSLDGKMLDRPHLRQAESVIARAAATKS, encoded by the coding sequence ATGCGCTCATTCCTTTTTGTTCCAGCAGACAGTGATCGCAAACTTGCCAAAGGAGCTGACTCTGGCGCCGACGCGCTCATCCTCGACCTTGAAGACGCGGTTGCCCTCAACAACAAACCCGCCGCTCGAGAAGGCGCCATTGACTATCTGCAGTCCCGCAAACCCGACGATGGGCAAACCGTCCTCGTCCGCATGAATGCGCTGGACAGCGAATTCTGGCAGCAGGATCTCGCAACCGTCGTGCCCACAAAGCCCGACGCCATCATGGTTCCCAAAACCATTTCCGGTGCGTGTATTGCGACGGTCTGCAAACACCTGACCGACCTCGAAAAAGCACACAGTCTGCAACAAGGTACGATCAAGCTCATGAACGTCGCGACAGAAACAGCAGCCTCGATGTTCAACTTGGGCACCTATGGAAATGTCAGCGAGCGTTTCTTTGCCATGACCTGGGGGGCTGAAGACCTCTCCGCCGACCTGGGAGCCAGATCAAACCGGGATGACGCAGGCAACTATACCGAGCCTTATAAACTGGCGCGTACACTGTGCTTATTGGGCGCAGTTGCTGCCGATGTCATGCCAATCGACGGAATTTGCAAAGATTTTCGCGATGAAGCGGCTCTGGAAGCAGAAGCACGCGCTGCCATTCGCGACGGATTTACAGGGAAAGTTGCGATTCACCCAGCGCAGGTGCCCGTTATCAACACTGTCTTCACACCCACTGAAGAAGACATTGCCGAAGCCCGCGCTGTCGTTAAAGTCTTCGCAGATGCAGGCAATCCGGGCGTCGTGAGCCTCGATGGAAAAATGCTGGACCGCCCTCACCTGCGTCAGGCTGAAAGCGTTATTGCACGGGCCGCTGCCACAAAATCTTGA